The Spartinivicinus poritis DNA segment AAATCCTCTCATAACAGTGGATTATACACATGATGCTGTATTATTGAACCTAGAAATGATTCGCGACTGGTATATTTACATCAGTATTATTCTCGACTAGAAACTTAACAACATTCAGCTGACAACGACTATTTTCTACTGCCTTCATCAATGCTGTGCTACCAATATAATTTTTCGCATTAACATTAGCTCCATTATTAACTAGCAATTTTGTTATATTAATATCATTCTTTTCAGCAGCAATCATTAATGCTGAATAACCTGCACTATTTTGATATGTAATATCTATGCCTTGTTTAATGAAATATTTAACTACTTCAATGTTACCTCCATTTGCAGCAGCCACGAGAGCAGTATAGCCTTCTTTAGTTTTCGCTTTACCTAGCACTATAAGAAACTTAATTGTCTCCAAGCTTCCGCCAGCTACTTAAATTATTACAAATTAGTCTTAAGGAAGTTTAACTTTATACGGCAAATAGCAGTTCATTCAAAAATTTATGGAAGCAGTACATATATCATTCTTTTACATTATTTAAATAACGAATATTCATTAATTTACTATTTCTTGATTTAAGTCAAAGACGTTATCCTTGTTGCAACGATTGATAACCAATAAATCCAGCAACAGCTAAGACAATCACAACGATTACTGCCAAAGTAATTTTAACCCAGCTATAAGGTCGTTCGCCCTGTACTTCACCTGTCCTAGCATTTACTAAAAAACGATACACCTTTTCATGGTAGCGATAGGCACTAAGCCAAACCGGTAACAGAATATGTTTAAATGAAATATTAGCGTAGCGGGTTTTTACCGAGTGGATTCTTTGATCATCTCCTCCAATATCTTGTCTAATAGTACTGCGTATTTCGTCATCCATAA contains these protein-coding regions:
- a CDS encoding ankyrin repeat domain-containing protein, whose translation is METIKFLIVLGKAKTKEGYTALVAAANGGNIEVVKYFIKQGIDITYQNSAGYSALMIAAEKNDINITKLLVNNGANVNAKNYIGSTALMKAVENSRCQLNVVKFLVENNTDVNIPVANHF